A region of Anticarsia gemmatalis isolate Benzon Research Colony breed Stoneville strain chromosome 10, ilAntGemm2 primary, whole genome shotgun sequence DNA encodes the following proteins:
- the LOC142976099 gene encoding circadian clock-controlled protein daywake-like, with protein sequence MLQVLLLVGSFSCTMSMELPSYMSPCSRNDPHLNDCALRAANASAYKFSLGDPERGMLPLDPLYVEEMVVYIPNKQGFKVVFKDNIFRGLSTMHFEGLKFDLQKKMIIADALVTLDVKNTYELSGRLLLIPLDSKGDSSIHLKNTLLHIRYWYEHVEGPDGKIHWKIFKDDIKYEVEKANFRLENLLNDKNIGDQINRVLNEMWREIVADVGPSICHSLGTAVKDNLSVLLDQVSYDELMPE encoded by the exons atgctGCAAGTGCTCCTCCTCGTCGGGTCCTTTAGTTGTACCATGTCTATGGAATTGC CATCATACATGTCACCATGTTCAAGAAACGATCCGCATTTAAACGACTGTGCCCTCAGAGCAGCCAATGCTTCAGCATACAAGTTCTCTCTAGGAGATCCAGAGAGAGGCATGCTTCCACTAGACCCATTGTATGTGGAAGAAATGGTCGTGTACATCCCGAACAAACAAGGATTTAAAGTGGTGTTTAAGGACAATATATTCAGAGGATTATCTACTATGCATTTTGAAGGGCTCAA gttTGACCTACAGAAGAAAATGATAATTGCGGACGCTTTGGTCACCTTGGACGTTAAAAATACTTACGAATTAAGTGGAAGGCTTCTCTTGATACCTTTGGATTCTAAAGGCGATTCGTCTATACATTTGA AAAATACTCTGCTTCATATTCGTTATTGGTACGAGCATGTTGAAGGACCAGACGGCAAAATTCACTGGAAAATTTTCAaagatgatataaaatatgaagtgGAGAAAGCAAACTTTAGATTAGAAAATCTTTTAAACGACAAGAATATCG GTGATCAAATCAACAGGGTTCTGAATGAAATGTGGCGTGAGATCGTGGCTGACGTCGGCCCGTCGATCTGTCACTCCCTCGGCACCGCCGTCAAGGACAATTTGTCTGTACTCCTGGATCAGGTGTCCTACGACGAGTTGATGCCAGAATAA
- the LOC142975952 gene encoding uncharacterized protein LOC142975952, whose protein sequence is MVSKYSLIFVFYVFVFCDSSYVPNIKQCQIADSECTKKWMQKFFIDNAEKGVEEIGMPPLDPLPLNDITLKIADLIDITLKEGQIAGLKDCEISKFQTNLQARRTNLDIMCDVKLEGNYKAFSNNPLVQELLKGFGVNDDGNKDDLTLTGDGFGKVEIQKLKIGFEFYFKIVKRDGETYIKTRPKKTKYTFDVVGDIKFFADKILIRGKDFTKQILDVLNQNWRFLMSSFGNHVSDKAVEICALYFGRFFDNVPTKQFLLDDLSSYVKE, encoded by the exons ATGGTTTCCAAATATTCGTTAATTTTTGTGTTctatgtttttgtgttttgtgaTTCGTCTTATG TTCCCAATATAAAGCAATGTCAAATAGCTGATTCAGAATGTACGAAAAAATGGATGCAAAAGTTCTTCATTGACAACGCAGAAAAGGGAGTTGAAGAGATCGGTATGCCTCCATTGGATCCCTTGCCATTGAATGACATTACACTTAAAATTGCTGATCTCATAGACATTACTCTCAAAGAGGGACAGATCGCAGGTCTCAAAGACTGCGAAATTTCTAAATTTCA aaCGAACCTGCAAGCCCGAAGAACCAATTTGGATATAATGTGTGACGTGAAATTGGAAGGAAATTACAAAGCATTCTCAAACAATCCTCTCGTCCAGGAGTTGCTCAAAGGATTTGGGGTAAATGACGACGGAAATAAAGATGATCTTACTTTAACTGGAGATGGTTTTGGAAAAGTCGAAATCC AGAAACTCAAAATTGGTTTtgaattttacttcaaaattgtGAAGCGTGATGGAGAGACCTACATTAAGACTAGACCTAAAAAGACCAAGTACACCTTTGATGTCGTAGGCGACATTAAATTCTTCGCTGACAAGATTTTGATTAGAGGAAAAGACTTCA CTAAACAAATACTGGATGTTCTAAACCAAAACTGGAGATTCCTTATGTCATCGTTTGGAAACCATGTCTCTGATAAAGCCGTAGAAATATGTGCGCTGTACTTTGGCCGTTTCTTCGACAACGTTCCTACGAAACAGTTCCTTCTTGACGACCTCTCAAGCTACGTCAAAGAATGA